The DNA region GCTCAGCGTGGACGTCGCGATCGCGCACCCTCGCCACCGCGCGGGTGCGCAGTGCGACCTCCCGGGCGACCACGGTGAGCAGGTACGTCACCGCCGCCGCGACCAGGAAGACGAGGAGGTACTCCCGCACCGGGCCTCACGCCCCTTCCGGCGGTGCGGCTCGACCGTCGGCGCTCTCGGCTGCGGTCTCCCCCGGCCGGTCGCCGGAGTCCGCGTCCCGGCCCGCGGCCTGGTCCGAGCCCGCGCCAGCGCCCGAGTCCGTGTCCGCGCCCGAGTCCGTCTCGATGCTCACCTCGTAGTCGGCGAGCACGGCGTCCAGCTCGGCGACCGCGATCGCGCCCAGCCGGAGCAGGCGGGGTCGCTCGCCGGTCGCGTCGACGATGGTCGACGGCGTCGGTCCCGGGGTCGGTCCCTCGTCGAGGACGACCACGACCGACTCACCGAGCATCTCCATCGCCGCATCGGCGTCGGTGGCCGCGTCCCGACCGGTCAGGTTGGCCGAGCTGACCGCGAGCGGACCGGTGCGGTCCAGGAGCTCGCGGGCCAGGGCGTGGTCCGGCATC from Nocardioides sambongensis includes:
- a CDS encoding L-threonylcarbamoyladenylate synthase; the protein is MTAERMPTGTAEERDAAVEAASLALQRGRLVVLPTDTVYGIAADAFDPDAVARLLAAKGRGREMPPPVLVGSATTLDALATRVPDYVRGLVEKFWPGPLTVVCHQQPSLQWDLGETRGTVGVRMPDHALARELLDRTGPLAVSSANLTGRDAATDADAAMEMLGESVVVVLDEGPTPGPTPSTIVDATGERPRLLRLGAIAVAELDAVLADYEVSIETDSGADTDSGAGAGSDQAAGRDADSGDRPGETAAESADGRAAPPEGA